A stretch of the Arthrobacter stackebrandtii genome encodes the following:
- a CDS encoding RDD family protein, which yields MVNRKDIGSWLSGPDTSNISKFPGERLGQPESGPGSMARAGRRILAICIDWGLSLLISNAFFGGDPTATLAVFAVEQMLLVGLLGYSVGHRIMGIEVVKLDGRQPSLLDGVIRAVLICLVIPCIIVDADHRGLHDRAIKTILIRR from the coding sequence GTGGTAAATCGTAAAGACATCGGTTCTTGGCTCAGCGGCCCGGACACTTCCAATATATCGAAATTTCCGGGCGAACGTTTGGGGCAACCAGAATCTGGACCTGGCTCAATGGCCCGTGCCGGCCGTCGCATTCTGGCCATTTGCATTGACTGGGGCCTGTCGCTGCTCATTTCCAACGCCTTCTTTGGCGGCGACCCCACGGCAACCCTCGCCGTCTTCGCTGTGGAGCAGATGCTCCTGGTTGGCTTGCTCGGCTACAGTGTGGGCCACCGCATCATGGGCATCGAGGTGGTCAAGCTCGACGGCCGCCAGCCCAGCCTGCTCGACGGCGTCATCCGCGCCGTGCTCATCTGCCTGGTCATCCCGTGCATCATCGTCGATGCAGACCACCGCGGCCTGCACGACCGCGCCATCAAAACCATCCTGATCCGCCGCTGA
- the glnA gene encoding type I glutamate--ammonia ligase, with protein sequence MFKNAEEVLQFIKDEDVKFVDIRFTDLPGVQQHFNVPAKTVDLDFFVNGQLFDGSSIRGFQGIAESDMQLIPDPKTAFVDTFRKEKTLALNFSIVNPRTGDPYHRDPRGVAEKAEAYLESTGIADTAFFGAEAEFFVFDNVQYESSAKGSFYKIDSEEAYWNTGREEVGGNLGYKTPVKGGYFPVAPIDHQADLRDAMCLEMDAAGLEVERSHHEVGAAGQAEINYKFNTLVHAADDMQKFKYVIKNTAWAWGKSVTFMPKPVFGDNGSGMHCHQSLWNNGDPLFYDEKGYAGLSDMARWYIGGLLKHADAVLAFTNPTVNSYRRLVKGFEAPVNMVYSQGNRSAGIRIPITGSNPKAKRLEFRAPDPSSNPYLAFAAQLMAGLDGIKNRIEPPAPIDKDLYELPPEEAKDIPKAPESLEEALVALENDNEFLQAGGVFTQDLIDTWIDYKRENEIKPLQLRPNPYEFELYYGC encoded by the coding sequence ATGTTCAAGAACGCGGAAGAAGTCCTCCAGTTCATCAAAGACGAAGATGTGAAGTTCGTCGATATTCGATTCACAGATCTCCCAGGCGTCCAGCAGCACTTCAATGTGCCTGCCAAGACCGTTGACCTTGACTTCTTCGTCAACGGCCAGCTCTTTGACGGCTCCTCCATCCGGGGTTTCCAGGGCATCGCGGAATCAGACATGCAGCTGATCCCGGACCCCAAGACCGCCTTCGTTGACACGTTCCGCAAGGAGAAGACCCTTGCGTTGAACTTCTCGATCGTGAACCCGCGCACCGGCGACCCGTACCACCGCGACCCCCGCGGCGTGGCTGAGAAGGCCGAGGCGTACCTGGAGTCAACCGGCATCGCCGACACCGCCTTCTTCGGCGCTGAAGCCGAATTCTTCGTCTTCGACAACGTCCAGTATGAATCCTCCGCAAAGGGCTCCTTCTACAAGATCGATTCAGAAGAGGCCTACTGGAACACCGGCCGCGAAGAAGTTGGCGGCAACCTGGGCTACAAGACCCCCGTCAAGGGCGGCTACTTCCCGGTTGCACCCATTGACCACCAGGCCGACCTGCGCGACGCCATGTGCCTTGAAATGGATGCTGCCGGCCTCGAGGTTGAGCGCTCCCACCACGAGGTTGGCGCCGCCGGCCAGGCAGAGATCAACTACAAGTTCAACACGCTGGTCCACGCAGCCGATGACATGCAGAAGTTCAAGTACGTCATCAAGAACACCGCCTGGGCCTGGGGCAAGTCCGTCACGTTCATGCCCAAGCCCGTGTTCGGCGACAACGGCTCCGGCATGCACTGCCACCAGTCGCTGTGGAACAACGGCGATCCGCTGTTCTACGACGAGAAGGGCTACGCCGGCCTCTCCGACATGGCCCGCTGGTACATTGGCGGCCTGCTCAAGCACGCCGACGCCGTCCTGGCCTTCACCAACCCCACGGTGAACTCCTACCGCCGCCTGGTCAAGGGCTTCGAGGCCCCGGTCAACATGGTCTACTCGCAGGGCAACCGCTCCGCCGGCATCCGCATCCCGATCACCGGATCCAACCCGAAGGCCAAGCGCCTCGAGTTCCGTGCACCGGACCCCTCGTCCAACCCGTACCTGGCGTTCGCCGCGCAGCTGATGGCAGGCCTTGACGGCATCAAGAACCGCATCGAACCACCGGCACCCATCGACAAGGACCTCTACGAGCTGCCCCCTGAGGAGGCCAAGGACATCCCCAAGGCCCCCGAGTCGCTCGAAGAGGCCCTGGTCGCCCTGGAGAACGACAACGAGTTCCTCCAGGCCGGCGGCGTCTTCACCCAGGACTTGATCGACACCTGGATCGACTACAAGCGCGAAAACGAGATCAAGCCGCTGCAGTTGCGCCCGAACCCGTATGAGTTCGAGCTCTACTACGGCTGCTAG
- a CDS encoding AsnC family protein — protein sequence MKTLLGNTEGMGPAESLYAVAEARKQLARTESEMVARARAAGLSWEAIALCLGVSKQAVHKKFGKR from the coding sequence GTGAAAACTCTGCTTGGAAACACTGAGGGAATGGGGCCCGCGGAGTCGTTGTATGCCGTGGCGGAAGCCCGCAAACAGCTCGCCCGCACAGAATCGGAAATGGTGGCACGCGCCCGTGCCGCCGGGCTTTCCTGGGAAGCCATTGCGCTGTGCCTCGGCGTGAGCAAGCAGGCAGTCCACAAGAAGTTTGGCAAGCGCTAG
- a CDS encoding GNAT family N-acetyltransferase — protein MHTPAAVTLLPVNGAPEHSKLLAGIAALELMPGQAAFVGEPWPMAQKALADPHRHLFAVTAGTAAACTIAAPATAETSGGAGRAVVGMGILHVNAGRDAGWADNDSAILLRGFLIDRRAQGLGYGTAATEAAVGLAQGIAAELDLPAEGVVLGVNEDNAAGLRAYAHAGFADHGRYLGGRSGPQRIMYRTFHTP, from the coding sequence ATGCATACTCCGGCCGCCGTGACCCTCCTTCCCGTGAACGGGGCACCCGAGCATTCCAAGTTGTTGGCCGGCATTGCCGCCCTGGAGCTCATGCCGGGCCAGGCGGCATTCGTGGGCGAACCGTGGCCGATGGCGCAAAAGGCCCTGGCCGACCCGCACCGCCACCTGTTTGCAGTCACTGCCGGGACAGCCGCCGCATGCACGATCGCCGCCCCGGCCACCGCCGAGACGTCGGGCGGCGCAGGCAGGGCGGTGGTGGGCATGGGGATTCTGCATGTCAATGCAGGCCGCGACGCCGGATGGGCCGACAACGACAGTGCGATCCTTTTGCGCGGCTTCCTGATCGACCGCCGTGCGCAGGGGCTCGGGTACGGCACCGCGGCGACCGAAGCCGCCGTCGGGCTTGCCCAAGGCATTGCGGCGGAGCTTGACCTGCCGGCGGAAGGGGTCGTGCTTGGCGTCAACGAGGACAACGCTGCCGGACTGCGCGCCTATGCACACGCCGGGTTTGCGGACCATGGCAGGTACCTGGGCGGGCGGTCGGGTCCCCAGCGGATCATGTACAGGACTTTTCACACTCCGTGA
- a CDS encoding VOC family protein, with translation MAIKLDNVGIAVRDIEAAIAFFTDLGLTVLGRDTVSGEWADTAVGLDGNHAKIAVLQTPDGHGRLEFFEYIHPDAIETEPTRPNEIGMHRVAFSVDDIDQSLAIAAKHGYHPLRGVATYGDIYKLTYLRGPSGILVMFAQELKPAGS, from the coding sequence ATGGCCATCAAGCTCGACAATGTCGGCATCGCCGTGCGTGACATTGAGGCGGCGATAGCCTTCTTCACCGACCTCGGCCTCACTGTGCTTGGCCGTGACACGGTCAGCGGCGAGTGGGCCGACACCGCTGTCGGGCTCGACGGAAACCATGCCAAGATCGCCGTGCTCCAGACACCCGACGGCCACGGCCGCCTCGAGTTCTTCGAGTACATCCACCCGGACGCGATCGAGACGGAACCGACACGTCCCAACGAGATTGGCATGCACCGGGTGGCATTTTCCGTCGACGACATCGACCAATCCTTGGCGATTGCCGCGAAACACGGCTACCACCCGCTCCGGGGCGTGGCCACCTACGGGGACATCTACAAGCTCACGTACCTGCGCGGCCCCAGCGGAATCCTGGTGATGTTCGCGCAGGAGCTCAAGCCGGCGGGCTCGTGA
- a CDS encoding glutaminase, which produces MEDLQEVLEGIAEHVAPLCHDGAVASYIPSLGEVSPEKFGICVAMADGEVYGAGDWKEQFSIQSISKVFSLALVMSYDYDSIWRRVHREPSGTPFNSMIQLEADHGIPRNPFINAGALVVTDRLLTLTGDAAASIRGLLRLESGNPAVDIDTVVAASEADHGHRNASMAHLLASYGNLENPVDDVLEAYFRQCALSMSCEDLAKASLFLARHGVAAGGTPFLSPNQSKRVNAVMLTCGTYDAAGEFAYRVGLPGKSGVGGGIVAIVPGRCAITVWGPSLGPNGNSVAGIAALDEFTAKTGWSIF; this is translated from the coding sequence GTGGAAGATTTGCAGGAGGTGCTTGAGGGCATCGCGGAGCATGTGGCCCCGCTGTGCCATGACGGGGCGGTTGCCTCGTACATCCCCAGCCTCGGGGAGGTCTCACCGGAGAAGTTTGGCATCTGCGTGGCCATGGCCGACGGTGAAGTGTACGGGGCGGGGGACTGGAAGGAGCAGTTCTCCATCCAGTCGATCTCCAAGGTGTTCTCCCTGGCGTTGGTCATGTCCTACGACTATGACTCGATCTGGCGCCGGGTGCACCGGGAACCATCCGGCACGCCGTTCAACTCCATGATCCAGCTGGAGGCGGACCACGGCATTCCCCGCAACCCGTTTATCAACGCCGGCGCACTTGTGGTGACGGACCGGCTGCTGACGCTGACCGGGGACGCGGCCGCCTCGATCCGGGGCCTCCTGCGGTTGGAATCAGGCAACCCCGCCGTGGACATTGACACCGTCGTGGCGGCATCCGAGGCCGACCACGGCCACCGCAACGCCTCCATGGCGCACCTGCTGGCCAGCTACGGCAACCTGGAGAACCCGGTGGACGACGTGCTGGAGGCGTATTTCCGGCAGTGTGCGTTGTCCATGAGCTGCGAGGACCTGGCCAAGGCATCGCTGTTCCTGGCCCGGCACGGCGTGGCGGCCGGCGGCACGCCGTTTCTGAGCCCCAACCAGAGTAAGCGGGTCAACGCCGTCATGCTCACGTGCGGCACGTACGACGCCGCGGGGGAGTTCGCCTACCGTGTGGGCCTTCCCGGCAAGAGCGGGGTGGGGGGCGGCATCGTGGCCATCGTCCCGGGCCGCTGCGCCATCACGGTCTGGGGTCCGTCGCTGGGCCCCAACGGAAACTCCGTTGCCGGCATCGCGGCCCTGGACGAGTTCACGGCAAAGACCGGCTGGTCCATCTTCTAG
- a CDS encoding amino acid ABC transporter ATP-binding protein: MSPTTEKNVKIAVRGLKKSFGANEVLKGIDVDIAEGEVVCVIGPSGSGKSTFLRCLNKLEDITAGSVTVNGFDLTEPKVDLNAVRQNIGMVFQHFNLFPHMSVIQNIMLAPVELKKKDKPGAREQAMELLRRVGLAEKADARPASLSGGQKQRVAIARALAMNPGIMLFDEATSALDPEMVGEVLQVIRDLAAEGMTMVVVTHEMGFAREVADRVIFMDGGVICEQGRPEDVFGNPQQPRLQDFLAKVL, translated from the coding sequence ATGAGCCCCACCACTGAAAAGAACGTGAAAATTGCCGTCCGCGGGCTGAAGAAGTCCTTTGGCGCCAACGAGGTCCTCAAGGGGATCGACGTGGACATTGCTGAGGGCGAGGTGGTGTGCGTGATCGGCCCCTCGGGCTCGGGCAAGTCCACCTTCCTGCGCTGCCTGAACAAGCTCGAGGACATCACCGCCGGCTCCGTCACGGTCAACGGCTTTGACCTGACCGAGCCCAAGGTTGACCTGAATGCCGTGCGCCAGAACATTGGCATGGTGTTCCAGCACTTCAACCTGTTCCCGCACATGTCCGTCATCCAGAACATCATGCTGGCGCCGGTGGAACTGAAGAAGAAGGACAAGCCCGGTGCCCGCGAACAGGCCATGGAACTGCTGCGCCGCGTGGGCCTGGCCGAGAAGGCCGACGCCCGCCCCGCCTCGCTGTCCGGCGGGCAAAAGCAGCGCGTGGCGATCGCCCGCGCGCTGGCCATGAACCCCGGCATCATGCTCTTCGACGAGGCCACCAGCGCCCTCGACCCCGAAATGGTGGGCGAGGTTCTGCAGGTCATCCGCGACCTCGCCGCCGAGGGCATGACCATGGTTGTGGTCACGCACGAGATGGGCTTCGCCCGCGAGGTCGCCGACCGTGTCATCTTCATGGACGGCGGCGTCATCTGCGAGCAGGGCCGGCCCGAGGACGTCTTCGGCAACCCGCAGCAGCCGCGCCTGCAGGACTTCCTCGCGAAGGTCCTCTAG
- a CDS encoding amino acid ABC transporter substrate-binding protein/permease, protein MLRHSPMRRRRGGIFAALAAFFTVAAMLLGIGGASALSAPAAPQPGTQSAGVQVTDAKGKTFAIATDTTFAPFEFRDGSGNLVGIDMDLIHAIADEEGFTVDIKSLGFDAALQALQSNQVAGVIAGMSITDERKKIFDFSEPYFDSGVQMAVAKNNQDIKSYEDLKGKTVTAKRGSEGESFAKSIAGQYGFTVKALADSATMYDDVKAGNSVAVFDDYPVLAYGVSQNNGLKIVTDKEQGSSYGFAVNKGQNQDLLAAFNDGLATLKANGEYDAILDKYLAKSEVQEQGGFFDLLKNSWPALMKGLWLTMVATVLSLAIALVLGILFGFFKVSENIVLRGIATTYVSIFRGTPLLVQAFFFYFGLPQMTGQPLDVLTAGVITLSLNAGAYMTEIVRGGIQSVDPGQLEASRSLGLSYVTSMRRVVVPQAVKIMTPSFINQFIITLKDTSLLAVIGFAELTYQGQQIYASNFRTGETLLIVAALYFIVITILTQVSNALDRKFNK, encoded by the coding sequence ATGCTTAGGCACTCACCCATGCGGCGGCGCAGGGGCGGCATATTTGCCGCACTCGCCGCCTTTTTTACTGTTGCCGCCATGCTGCTGGGGATCGGCGGCGCCTCAGCGCTGAGTGCGCCGGCGGCCCCGCAGCCCGGCACCCAGTCCGCCGGTGTCCAGGTCACCGATGCCAAGGGCAAGACCTTCGCCATCGCCACCGACACCACCTTCGCGCCGTTTGAGTTCCGCGACGGCAGCGGCAACCTGGTGGGCATCGACATGGACCTGATCCACGCGATCGCCGACGAGGAGGGCTTCACGGTCGACATCAAGTCGCTCGGTTTCGATGCCGCCCTGCAGGCACTGCAGTCCAACCAGGTGGCGGGCGTCATCGCCGGCATGTCGATTACGGACGAGCGGAAGAAGATCTTTGACTTCTCCGAACCGTACTTCGACTCCGGCGTGCAAATGGCCGTGGCCAAGAACAACCAGGACATCAAGTCCTACGAGGACCTCAAGGGCAAGACCGTCACGGCCAAGCGCGGCAGTGAAGGCGAGTCATTCGCCAAGTCCATCGCCGGCCAGTACGGCTTCACCGTCAAGGCACTGGCAGACTCCGCCACCATGTACGACGACGTCAAGGCCGGCAACTCCGTCGCCGTGTTCGACGACTACCCGGTGCTTGCCTACGGTGTCAGCCAGAACAACGGCCTAAAGATCGTCACCGACAAGGAACAGGGCAGTTCCTACGGATTCGCGGTCAACAAGGGCCAGAACCAGGACCTCCTGGCAGCATTCAACGACGGCCTGGCCACGCTGAAGGCCAACGGTGAATACGACGCCATCCTGGACAAGTACCTTGCCAAGTCCGAGGTGCAGGAGCAGGGCGGCTTCTTCGACCTCCTCAAGAACAGCTGGCCGGCACTGATGAAGGGCCTGTGGCTGACCATGGTCGCCACCGTGCTCTCCCTGGCCATCGCGCTTGTCCTGGGCATCCTGTTTGGTTTCTTCAAGGTCTCCGAAAACATTGTCCTGCGCGGCATCGCCACCACCTACGTCTCCATTTTCCGCGGCACCCCGCTGCTGGTCCAGGCGTTCTTCTTCTACTTCGGCCTGCCGCAGATGACCGGCCAGCCCCTCGACGTGCTCACGGCCGGTGTCATCACGCTGAGCCTGAACGCCGGCGCCTACATGACCGAAATCGTCCGCGGCGGCATCCAGTCCGTGGATCCCGGCCAGCTGGAAGCCAGCCGCAGCCTCGGCCTGAGCTACGTCACATCGATGCGCCGTGTAGTGGTGCCGCAGGCGGTCAAGATCATGACGCCGTCGTTCATCAACCAGTTCATCATCACCCTGAAGGACACCTCCCTCCTTGCCGTCATCGGCTTCGCGGAATTGACCTACCAGGGCCAGCAGATCTACGCCTCGAACTTCCGCACGGGCGAGACCCTGCTGATCGTGGCGGCACTGTACTTCATCGTCATCACCATCCTGACCCAGGTATCCAACGCCCTTGACAGGAAGTTCAACAAATGA
- a CDS encoding arylsulfatase, with product MSQSTPLPTSTPESKPNVILICVDEWRGDCLGAEGHPHVQTPHLDELASKGARFRHAYSATPTCVPARVALFTGQSQERHGRVGYQEGVKFDDVHPVTLQGEFRRAGYQTQAIGKLHVYPERSRVGFDDVMLHDGFLHFARREHRRDFKFFDDYVPWLRRQPGATADEEYMDHGVNCNSTVARPWDKPERLHPTNWAAGQAVEWLYRRDPTRPFFLYLSFHRPHPPYDPPAWAMEMYLDLPAVARRVGDWVHHYESVRHDGLHQTAFGTLSPAVMQRARAGYYGLMTQIDHQLMRVFEALNEFGLADNTVIAFTSDHGEMLGEHDFYRKAVGYEGSARVPFIVTPAPNDAAALRGTVVDEVVELRDIMPTLLDLAGVPVPASCDGKSLARFLREMPAAVGHPAENQAGGESPGQEQPAGLEPWREWLHGEHVYFGQSLQWVTDGHVKYLWASGWGSEELFDLDADPGELHNLAPLPEHAGLLALWKGRLIEALSGREEGFVHDGELVTGAPVSTMLPHARALAGM from the coding sequence ATGTCCCAGTCCACACCCCTGCCCACGTCCACGCCCGAATCCAAGCCCAACGTGATCCTCATCTGCGTCGATGAGTGGCGCGGCGACTGCCTCGGCGCCGAGGGCCACCCCCACGTCCAGACACCGCACCTGGACGAACTGGCGTCCAAGGGTGCCCGCTTCCGCCACGCCTACTCGGCAACGCCCACCTGCGTCCCCGCCCGCGTTGCCCTTTTCACGGGGCAGTCGCAGGAGCGGCACGGCCGGGTGGGCTATCAGGAGGGTGTGAAGTTCGACGACGTCCATCCCGTCACGCTCCAAGGGGAGTTCCGCCGTGCGGGCTACCAGACACAGGCGATCGGCAAGCTGCACGTGTATCCGGAACGGTCCCGGGTGGGCTTTGACGACGTCATGCTCCATGACGGATTCCTGCACTTCGCCCGCAGGGAGCACCGCCGCGATTTCAAGTTCTTTGACGACTACGTGCCGTGGCTGCGCCGACAGCCCGGAGCCACGGCGGATGAGGAATACATGGACCACGGCGTGAACTGCAACTCCACCGTGGCCCGGCCCTGGGACAAGCCCGAACGCCTGCATCCCACGAACTGGGCGGCAGGCCAGGCGGTGGAGTGGCTCTACCGGCGGGACCCCACGCGGCCCTTCTTCCTGTACCTTTCCTTCCACCGCCCGCACCCGCCGTATGACCCGCCGGCCTGGGCGATGGAGATGTACCTTGACTTGCCGGCCGTGGCACGCCGGGTGGGCGACTGGGTGCACCACTACGAATCCGTGCGCCACGACGGCCTGCACCAGACGGCCTTCGGGACGCTCTCCCCCGCCGTCATGCAGCGCGCACGGGCCGGATACTACGGGCTCATGACCCAGATCGACCACCAGCTCATGCGCGTCTTTGAGGCCCTGAACGAGTTTGGCCTGGCGGATAACACCGTCATCGCGTTCACCTCCGACCACGGCGAAATGCTGGGCGAGCACGACTTCTACCGCAAGGCCGTGGGCTATGAGGGCTCGGCCCGGGTGCCGTTCATTGTCACCCCGGCCCCGAACGACGCTGCCGCACTGCGCGGAACCGTGGTCGACGAGGTGGTTGAGCTGCGCGACATCATGCCCACCCTGCTCGACCTGGCCGGCGTGCCCGTGCCGGCTTCCTGCGACGGGAAGTCGCTGGCGAGGTTCCTGCGGGAGATGCCGGCCGCCGTCGGACATCCAGCGGAGAATCAGGCAGGCGGGGAGAGTCCCGGCCAGGAACAACCTGCCGGACTAGAGCCGTGGCGGGAGTGGCTGCACGGCGAGCATGTCTACTTTGGCCAGTCGCTGCAGTGGGTCACGGACGGCCATGTGAAGTACCTGTGGGCATCAGGCTGGGGAAGCGAGGAACTGTTCGACCTCGACGCAGACCCCGGCGAGCTGCACAACCTCGCACCCCTGCCGGAGCACGCCGGGCTGCTGGCGCTGTGGAAGGGGCGGCTCATTGAGGCGCTCTCCGGGCGCGAGGAGGGTTTTGTGCACGACGGCGAACTGGTCACCGGTGCGCCCGTGTCCACCATGCTTCCCCACGCCAGGGCGCTGGCCGGCATGTAG
- a CDS encoding DUF4190 domain-containing protein, giving the protein MTQPPVPDQALSGAPPQAKAPDGLATAALVVGIIAVLGGAVPVLGLLLGATAIILGALALRRKRSRGKSLTGLILGAVAAATSIIVTVLLIAFGGNLLNALAGTDNWEFTESHEFTVEEVEPPVAMESFAAEQPQSQADGQEAVTESEPEPEVAERPDAQGLEANIPWDAHGTADAPLSTNAGTPEDPHRLGTRVIAEHFEIVLNSFSDNATEQLLELEPANTDPGDTHRFVAANLTLKSISGKPLFGYKQRIELQTTAIRYHAFNSNVVPPAPKLFAKGQQVTGNFTGYAAFLVDNSHGSKFIRYHDPKLPDSNGYIALD; this is encoded by the coding sequence ATGACCCAGCCGCCCGTTCCCGACCAAGCCCTTTCCGGTGCCCCGCCCCAGGCCAAGGCGCCCGACGGGCTTGCGACAGCGGCCCTCGTGGTCGGCATCATTGCAGTGTTGGGCGGCGCCGTCCCGGTTCTGGGCCTGCTCCTGGGCGCCACCGCCATCATCCTCGGCGCACTCGCGCTGCGAAGGAAGCGCTCCCGCGGCAAGTCGCTCACGGGGCTGATCCTGGGAGCCGTCGCCGCTGCCACCTCCATCATTGTCACGGTGCTGCTGATTGCCTTTGGCGGCAACCTGCTCAATGCACTGGCAGGCACCGACAACTGGGAATTCACCGAGTCCCATGAATTCACCGTTGAAGAGGTGGAACCGCCGGTGGCCATGGAATCCTTCGCTGCCGAACAACCGCAGTCGCAGGCGGACGGGCAGGAGGCAGTGACGGAGTCCGAGCCTGAGCCTGAGGTGGCGGAGCGCCCCGATGCGCAGGGCCTCGAGGCAAACATTCCGTGGGACGCCCACGGCACCGCGGATGCCCCGCTCTCCACCAACGCCGGCACCCCCGAAGATCCGCACCGCCTGGGCACCCGCGTCATTGCCGAACACTTCGAGATTGTTCTGAACAGTTTCAGCGACAACGCAACGGAACAGCTGCTCGAGTTGGAGCCGGCCAACACCGACCCGGGGGACACCCACCGTTTTGTCGCAGCCAACCTGACGCTGAAAAGCATCAGCGGCAAGCCACTGTTTGGCTACAAGCAGCGGATCGAGCTGCAGACCACTGCGATTCGCTACCACGCGTTCAATTCCAACGTGGTTCCTCCGGCCCCCAAGCTCTTCGCCAAGGGGCAGCAGGTGACCGGCAACTTTACCGGCTACGCGGCCTTCCTCGTGGACAACAGCCACGGCTCCAAATTCATCCGGTACCACGATCCCAAGCTGCCCGATTCGAACGGCTACATCGCACTGGACTAG